Genomic DNA from Haloplanus sp. HW8-1:
TCACAGTGAATTTCTTGTCGTCGCACTCCTCGAGGAAGACGCTGCGGCGTTTCAGAATTCATATCACCGGATCGACGCTACGGAGCAACTTAGCTGATTGTCCTCCGATCACCCACTCTGCCCCGGGCAGACGAGCGAATTAAACTGAACTGGGTCAGGTTCTGTCGTCCAAAGTGGGTGAGGGGTCGTCGTAACGACGATTTAGGTGTCGCTCAGGCACTTTGGTCCCCCGTGTATATCGATGACGACCGTCGAGAATGTCATATGCGTGTCGAAAAAAGTAGCTCGTAGCGCGGCCAACCGTGTCGATATCCGTTCGCGAGCGGCTTCAATATCCGAGTAGAGCACCAGTGCGTGCTTGATGAGTCGGTGATCTTCCCTGTCTCGCGCCCGAAAGTGATCGATGAGCGTGCGGATTTCGCCGAAGGGCAGTCGCGTGTCGGCCGGTCGGGAGAGCGTCGTCTCGCCGGCCTCGACACGGCGCAGCTGACCCTGCTCGACGAGATCCTGAATTTCTGGGTCAGTGATGCCTGACACAGTGTTTCTCAGATAGCTATAAGTTAACTTGGCTCACAGTCGACCCCACCAGCGAACCGTTATGCACCATCGTCAGTAGTAGTCTGGTGGTGGTGGCGTCGCAGCACACCAACTTTGTTTGCAACCGTCGCCGCTAGGTCTCGGAATGCTTCTGCGGTCTTCGCGTCGTCCTGACGAACGATCGGCTCGCCGGCGTCGGCGCCCACACGGATCGCCGGATCCAGCGGAAGCGATCCGAGGTATGGGACATCGACCGTGTCGGCCAGAGTTCGGCCACCATCCTCGCCGAAGATTTCGTGAGCGTCTCCGCAATTAGGGCAGACAAAGCCGCTCATGTTCTCACCGACCCCGACGGGACTATCGAGTACGCAAACCCGGCCGTCGAGTCGGTCACTGGGTACGAGCGAGACGAGGTACTGGGAGAGAATCCCCGACTCTGGCAATCGGGGAAACACGGCGACGACTTTTATGCAGAGCTCTGGGAACAAATCACGTCAGGGTCGATCTGGGAAGGTGAACTGGCGAATCGCCGGAAATCAGGGGAGCTACTGTGGATAGACGCTACGATCGCTCCGATCACCGAGGACGGAGACGCGAATCGCTACGTCGCGATCGAGCGTGACATCACCGAACGAAAGGAACGCGAAATACGCATCGAGGACCAGAACGAGCGCTTAACGGTGCTGAACAATACGAACGAAGTGCTCCGCGATATCAACCGCGAACTCGTCGCTGCGTCGACACGCGACGAGATCGAGGACGCCGTCTGTGAACAGTTCGCCTCGTCGGAGCTCTTCGATGTGGCTTGGGTCGGTCGTCAAGGACTCGTCAGCGGTACTGTTAGCCCGCACTCGTGGGCTGGCAGCGACCTCGGATCGCTCGAAGATCATATCGAAGCACTGTCTACCGCCGATCCGACACCGGTCGAGCAGGCACTGGGGGAACAAGACCCCGTGTTTGCCGACGTCGAGGATGACCGATCGCAGACTGTCGACAAAAAACGGTGTGTCGTAGTTCCGCTTGCCTACCACGATGCGGAGTATGGCGTCCTCGGTGTAGTCACTAGCAACTCGGACGCGTTTGACCTGATCGAACGGGATGTATTCATCGAACTCGGTCAAACGATCGCAGACGCCATCAGTGCTGTCGAAAGCAAGCAAACACTCATATCAGACAGCGTAACCAAATTGGAGTTCCGGTTAACAGGAGTCGACGAGCCGCTGGCAAAGATGGCAGCACGGCTCGATCGTACGGTCACAGTCGAACACGTCGTCGACGACGGCAACGAGAATCAGATCCAGTACGTTACCGTCACCGACTCCGAGCCGGAAGCCGTCGTCGAGTACGCGGCCGACGCCGACTTCATCGATACCGTACAGCACGTCTACACGTACGAAAACCGGGCGCTTTTCCGGCTATCGGTCGACGAACGGTCGATCGTCACGACGTTAGCGCAGTACGGGGCAAGCATCGAGTCGTTGTCGATTACTGGAACCACCGGACGACTGGTCGCAAGGGTAGCCAGTTCGAACGACATTCGAAGCGTCGTCGACGCGCTTCGGACGACCTACGACGGGCTGACGCTGGTCGCACAGCGAGAGCACGAGCGGGACGTACAGACTGAAGCCGCCTTCCGAAAACAGCTGACAGCTGCGTTGACGGAGCGACAACGGGAGGCAGCCCGAACCGCGTACTTTTCAGGGTTCTTCGATTGGCCACGTGAGCACAGCGGGGAGGAAGTCGCGTCGATGATGGACATCTCACAGACGACGTTCACCCAGCACCTTCGGGCAGCGGAAAAGAAACTCTTCGAAGCACTGTTCGACGAGACAGTAGCCACTTAGTTGAACGAACTCCGCTTCTCTGGTTCATGCTCGCGGGCGTGCTATAGTGAGCCATCATCCTGGAACTAGGGTGGGAGACGGATACCGGGAATCTCAGACGCAGTCGATGTAAACATCCGCTGCTCTCCGGATGAATCCATTTTCGCTGCCGCGGCTATAATACGGTGTATCCGGTGGTCTTTCACCGTTCGACCGACGATCCAAAGCTCCTAGAGCGTGTCGTCGGGGCCGTTGTTACTCACCCCGACGACGAGGTATCCAGAAGCGGTCACACTCGTCGCGAATAGTGGCGGCCCCAACCTCCCACTCGAAAACTCACCGAAGCGCGAACAAATCACCGATCGAACAGGACAAGTGTTACTGCGGTCGAGTTCACCGATGGCGTCGAACTCGTGTCTTCGGGAGTGGGCGAACTGTCTCGGTTACGGGCTGACGGCTGTGCGTATCTGAAACCCTGAGCGATCGCGATTAGAAGAAGAGCGTCGGGATCGTTTTCCGGAAGATATTGAGGGAAATGAGGAACAGCAGCCCGACGACAAACCGGTTGAACTTCTCCTGATCGACCTCCAGTCGTCGCAGGTACGTCCCGAGTAAGAGCCCGACGATCGTCACGACCGCGATGACCGATCCGAGCCAGAGGCGATAGGTCGTCATGAGCTCCGTAAAAAACACCATCTGGAGAATCCGCACCGTGAAGATTGTCCCAAGCACCATGGAAAGCCCGCCGATATACCGCTCGACATCCCGTTCAAAGGTGTGGAAGTAGGCCGGCAGCAACGGGCCGAGATTGGCGGCAGCCAGCAGGAACCCCTCGAGGAAGCCAGCGACGCTGAGGCCGATCGGATGATGCGCCTCCTCGATGGTCACGAAGTTCTCCACGACCTGAAAGACCACGTACCCGAGGATAATGAGCGCGATGAGGAACGGAACGATGGGGCCCGTCCGGAACTGTGCGAGAAAGAACACACCGAGGACCGATCCAACCGTCGCGAGGGCCAATAACACCCATTCCTCGCGAACGAACTCGAGTCCGGTGTCAGTCTCGCCGATCTGGAACATGTTGATCATCCACGGTGGGATCGCGAGGACGACCACCGCGAGCGTCGGGTCGATCACCGACGCGAAAATTGGGGTAGTGATCAGAGCATATCCAAACCCGATCATACCCTTGACCGCCCCCGCAAGGACCGCGACGACGACGAACAGGGCGAGGAGGTTAACGGAGACGTCCGACTGAACGCCTTTCGCGATGTTCTCCACGCCGGGGAAAAAGACGACTGATCCGGCGACGACCGCGAGGGTCGCCACCATCATCACCACTTCGCGATACCGGAGATTCCGCAAATTCTTGAGGAACTGTACTGCGTTGAGGTGGGAGTGGGATGAACTCATATCGGATCAAAACGCTTGTGCGACTCTGATCTGCAAAGACAGGTGATACTCCCGCACTCTTTGCCCTTTCTTCGCCGGTGATAACCGACCAAACCACAGACACCAACGAACGGGAAAAGAACGGGTACAGGCTATTTGGGCCGGATATTCGTCACGATACGGGAGAGATAGGAATCATAGATAGCGGCAAAATACGAACCACTCGCATCTCAACGACAGTAACACGCTATTTCGTCGTGATGGGGGCCATTGAACTCGCGCTCTAAGTCTTGGGCGCCACTTACCACAGATTCCACCAAGATCAGTGGGTACACAGATGGTCTTCCAGCCTGTTCGGGTCGTTTCGTAGCTGTGTGAAAGTTTCTCTAATAGACTGACAGTACTCAAAACAGGAAGCGGCTCCGCCGGACGGGATGTCGCAGTAACGGTCGATTCGCCTGAATCCTGACACGTCTCAAGCAACTCTTTGGCGCCGTGGCGTCCATACTCCAGTGCCGGTGAACGTGATCGCCCGCCGGGTGCCATAACCTCGGACGCACACGGTTCCCCGCCGCGGTTGACGACACTGATTCGGCGAACTTTGGGAAAGAACGCTTTTCCATTGCGCTGTCTCCACCGACGATGGGAACGTCGTCGCCGCGGTGGAACGCACCGTCACAGGCTGCACACGTCGACAGCCCGTTGCCAAGCAGTTCGTGCTCGTTTTCGGCGACGATCGACGCCCATGTGTAAATCGTGTCGCCGGTCGACGTGGAGAGCTCGCGGACCTGGCCGTCTGGAACTGCGTCCTCGATGCGGCCGTGTCGGAACTACGCACCGAACTGCTCGGCCTGCTCTTTCCCGCGTTGGACGAGGTCCATGCCGCCGACGCCGTCGGGGGCCCGAGACGGACCGCGACATCGATCGTCAGCGTGGGGCGACCGCCCGGCCGGTCGCCCGCAAGAGAGAAGGGGTCGAAATCGGCTCGTCCGGCGTAGATCGCTACCGGGAGGTCAGCTATCCCCGAGCCGGGATGACAAGATTTCGCGTCTCATCGGTCAGTTACTCGGTGTACCTCTCGATCAGAGAGCGCAGTTGATCTTCGCCCTGCACCCCGACGATTTCTTCGACCTGCTCGCCGCCGGCAAACAGAATCAGGGTCGGGACGCCCCGAACACCGTAGGCTCCAGCGAGCTGCTGGTTGGCGTCGACGTCAACCTTCACGACAGCGGCGTCGGTCTCTGCGGCGATCGTTTCAACGACCGGTTCGAGCATCTGGCACGGCCCACACCAGTCGGCATAAAAGTCCGTGAGGACGACATCGTGTTCGGCGACGACATCGTCGAGTTGGGTGCCTCCATCGATGTGGATGGGTTCGTCCGTAGTATCGCTTCCGTCCGTGGATGCAGTATCAGTTGCCATCACTAGCTTATAGGCGCCAGCGCTAATTAAGAGTTTTGGGACTCATATACAATACTACAAACCTCGACGAGCGGGCGAGGACACCGATGGGTTCTCGACCTCTTCGGATTAAAACTCAGTTCTCCACTGGTAAATCGGGAGACTACGTAAAAAAGATGCAGCGCTATCCTTCGACGGTTGGAGCCGAGGCTTCGGACTGTTCGTATTTGTCCTCGAACTCCTGGATGAGTTGGCCCATCTTCGCGTACCAGTCGTTGAGCATCCGCTGCATGTCGTCTGCGATCTGTGACGGATCCGTCGGCGAGTAGACGTGGTAGTAACCGCCCTGGTCGTAGTTGATCTGATTCTTCTCGATGAAGCCCGTCTGCAGTAGCCGCTGGACGGCCCGGTAAGCGGTGGAACGCTCCCGCTCAACGGCATCGGCGATCTCGTCGACGGTCAGTGGTTCTTCGGCCTCGACGAGTGTCCTGAAGCATTTCTTGTCGAGTTCTTTGAGACCGTGGAAGCACTCCAACAGTCCCTCACACTCCATATCTCGACGGAGTTGGTCAGACATCGAGTCCGGCATTGTTATCATCCTCACGTAGGTACTGAGTTATTAAAAGACTTTTGTACAGTTTGTACAAGTTCGTGATGTCCCAACTGTATCAGGACGGGAACGGCGCGCGAGTCATTCCTCGTCCATCCGTTGGAATCGATAAGGTGGCTCTTTCCCACGCCTTCAGCCGTGGGATCCCCGAGGGTTGGGATGGTAGGATTTGCAGTCTGCCCGTTCTTTCGGTGTGACCCGTCCGCTCTGTTCCAGTTTCCGTCATCGCGGTTGGACGTGGGGAGTAGCGGTTCTGCGAGATGGCTCGTGGCTATCGAACTCCAGTGCGTACGTAGCTGATTTCAGGCGTGAGCTCTCGTGCTCATGACACACCCAGTGTACGCCAGCGACCGAGAAGCACAGCCGGGCTGAGTGGAGTTTCAACCGCGTCCTTGCGAGCAATCAAATGACAAGTTCAGATTGTTTTCCTGTAGCTGTGCAAGATACGACGCGGGTATCTGGTATCGGAGTCGTCGATAGATTCGCTTTCATCGATCCCATACCTCTGCCGGTCGAGGGTCTCCGGACCGCCGACCCGCTCCCACAATCGTGTCAGTCCACCACTGAATCACCCTCCCCACGTTCGTGGACCCAGACCGTCGAAATTCGGGTCCCCTCAACGCTCGTCACCTCGACGACGTACCCATCGACCTCGACGTGATCGCCACGCTCTGGTGCACGGTTGAGTTGCTCGAGTACCAGTCCACCGATCGTTTCGACCTCTTCACTCGTGAAATCCCCCTCGATCCTGTCGTTGATCTTCGACAGCGAGACGCCCCCGTCGATGTCGTGCCCCTCGTCGCCACGCCGGCGAATCGAGGGTTCCCGCTCGTCCATATCGAACTCATCCCGAAGGTCTCCAACGAGCGCCTCGACGACGTCTTCGACCGTTGCGATCCCCTCAAATGCCCCCCACTCGTCGATAACTGCGACCATTTGTTGTTGATCTTCCCTGAACTGTTTCAGGAGATCGCTCAGTGCCATCGTCTCGGGAGCGATGACGATCTCGCGGGCGATATCGTCGACTACCTCGGCGTCCCCGGGCTCCACCTCGGCTCGTAACACGTCCTTGACGTCCACGAATCCGATCACTTGGTCGCCGTCGTCGGCATCAAGAACGGGATAGCGGGTATGACCAGCCTCGAGGATGATCGACTGGAGGTCGGACAGCGCGGCGTCCGCCGAAACGCTCACCACGTCCGGTCGTGGAACCATGACCTCCCGCACCACGATGTCGTCGAGATCGAAGACCCGTTCGATCATCGTCACTTCCGCAACGTCGATGTCTCCTTGCTCACTGGATCGAGTCAGTACCCGGAGGAGCTCCCGTTCGCCGAGTGTCTCATCCGTTTCGGAAGCGGGGGGCACACCGAGCGCCCGCGTGAATGCGTTGGCAGCCCCGTTAAAGACGACGATACCCGGATAGAGGAGGTAATAGAAGACTTTCATCGGCGGGGCGAGGAACAGGGAGAGTCGCTCGGTCTGGGCGATTGCGAGCGTCTTCGGTGCGAGTTCACCGAAGACGACGTGGAGGAACGTGATGACACTGAAGCCGATTGCAAACGCGACGAGATGGATGAGACCCTCCGGGAGAATCGGTTCCAGTACGGGTTCGATGAGCGCCGCCACGGCTGGTTCGCCGACCCATCCCAACCCGAGCGAGGCGATGGTGATACCGAGTTGCGTCGTCGCGAGATAGTCGTCAAGTCCCACCATCACTTCTTGGAGCGTCCCCGCGCCGGGGCGCCCCTCTTCAACAAGTTGGTCGACCGATGTCCCTCGTATCCGTACGAAGGCGAACTCTGCAGCGACGAAAAAGCCGTTCAACACCACCAGAGCCAGTGCAAGGACGACTTGGGCCAGCGAGAGTGCGACATTTACCATCGGTGGGTCTGGAAGCTAGGGGTACTCGGTTGTCGTGTGTCCATACACGAGTCTCTCGTTCCATCTACTAAAATCATTTAAGACAACGCCAAAGCGAGCTGACTGTTATGTGTATCGAATCAGTCCGATATCTATCCTCACCGAGACTGCCCTGTTGAACACCCCTATTGAGGGTTCTGCGGCCCCGGCGATACCTCGATCCGGGACTACGTGATCTTTCAGAGCGTTTCAGGAAGGCGGGAATCGGCAACGGGTATATTGACTCCTAGATAACAACTTCACTCGTATGACCTCAGACCGTGTCATCGACCTGCTCCAGAAGGCCTACGGCGACGAGATGGAGACCGTGATGAACTATCAGACGAACGCGATCGTCTTGGACGGCGTCCGGGCCGAAGAGATCAAGCAGAGTCTCCAGCAAGACATTCAGGAGGAACTGACACACGCCGGGCAACTCGGGAACCGACTCAAGCAGTTGGATGCCCGACCACCTAGTTCGGCGGAGTTTACCCCCCGACAGGACTCGTTGCGACCTCCCAAGGATTCGACCGACGTCCTCTCTGTTATCCGAGGCGTTCTCGACGCTGAAGAGGACGCTATCGAGACGTATCGATCGCTTATTGACGCTGCCGAGGACGCCGACGATCCGGTCACCGAAGACCTCGCAGTGACGATCCTCGCCGACGAGGAAGCCCACCGAACCGAATTCCGGGGCTTCGAAAAGGAATATCAAAACGACTGAGCCATCTCGGCACAGAACCGAGACAGGAGTTGATCGAGAACGCCATCAGCCACAACGACGATCCGTCGTCGACGCTACGAATCGAGGTGGCGTCCGGAGCCGACCGACACGAGATTTGATTTCACGACGACTGCGACGGCATCCCGGACTACGAGTGGGCGGTCGTCACGGGCGAACGGGAGATCACACAACTCACCCACGGCAGCGGCCTCGGTCTCTGGTTCGTGCGCTGTGTAACCGATTCCGACGGGGGAGCGGTACGGCGGAGATGGAGCGAGGACGGCGGAACGACGGTTCGTCTTCGTCTCCGGCCGACCACCTCCGCCTCGGAGCGGATCGCTCCCCACGACGTACCGGAAGAGTGATGCGATCGACCCAACCGTTTAACCCGTCACGCGTCCGATGGTCACGACGATGCCATCAGCGAAGCCGACCGTTCTCCTCGTCGACGACGAAAAGGACGTCGTCGACGTCTACGCGCTGGCGTTTGCCGAGGACTACCACGTCCGCAAAGCGTTCGGGGGTCAGGAGGCACTCGAGAAGGTAGACGACGCCGACGTGGTCCTGCTGGACCGTCGGATGCCGGGGCTATCAGGCCGTGAGGTACTCGCGAAGATTCGGGATCGGGATATCGACGTTCGAGTCGCGATGGTAACCGCCGTCGATCCCGACTTCGACATCACGGAGATGGGGTTCGACGCTTACCTGACCAAACCGGTCGGTGACGAGGAACTCCGCGAGACCGTCGACGGACTGCTCACCCTCTCGACGTACGACCAGCAGGTGCGCGAACGATTCGCCGTCGCGGAGAAACTGGCGGCGCTGGAGGCGGAGAAACCGAGCGGGGAACTCGCCGAGAGCGAAGAGTACGAGGCGTTGACGGAGCGGGCGGCGGAACTCGACGCGCGCGCCTCGGAGACGGTTGGCGAGATGGACCCAGGTGCCTTCGGGAAAGCGATTTCGGGGATCGAACACCCTGACGACGAGTAGTCGAACGCCGAGCGAGGGCCGGTCGGCTCAGGCGTACTTCGCGACGACGTTCAGGATCTCGTCGAGTTCGTCGCCGTCGAGCGAGTAGCGGCCGTGGGCGAACACCGAGCGGAGTTCGTCCCGGTCCATCGGGAGCAGGTCCGCGATCTTGAACGCAGCAACCTCGTCGACCTGATCGAGTTCGAGCAGTTCCTCGACGAGGTTGCGGGACTCTGCCCCGTCGAGGATGGCGAAGGTGTTGGCGTGCTCGATGGCGCGTGCGAGTTCGTACCGCATCTCGCGGTCCACGTCGGCGGCCCGCTCCGCCTCGACTTCGGCGAGGAGCTCTTTGACCTCCGAGACGGTGACGAACTCCTCGTCGAGTTGCTCTTTGAAGATTGTCATCGGGCGACTACTGCTGAGCCTTCAGGTGTGCCGGACGCGCGATGATCGTCTTCTCCTTGCCGCCGTCGTTGATCTCGATCTGGAAAGCCCGGCCCTGGGTGCCGACGACGGTCCCGGTGTGGCCGTTGAAACGGGGGTGGAACCGACCCTCGGAGACGCTGGGATCGAGCGTGAGGTGGACTTTCTGACCGACGTCGTACTCCTGAATCGCGCGCTGCGGTGGGGACGCGCCGCGGTCCCGCGGATCGTTCGAGAGCTTTCCGCGCGTCCCTTTCAGCGGACCGTTTGAACTCGGCATTGTCGTGAAGATGATTACTATGGTGGCGATTATAAATGGTGCGTTCCGCGCTTCAGATCCGGCCGACGTTCTCGACGGAGACGCTCTCGACGTCGTCGACGCCGGAGAACGCCTCCTCGACGGCCTCCGTCCCGCCCGCGTCGTCGGGGACGATCACGGTCGGGAGCAGCGCCACGAGCCCGAACGCGACCTCGTCGCGCTCGAACCCGTTGATCTTCGCGCCCTCCGGGAGCGACGCTTCGAGTCGCTCCTGGAGTTCGTCGAGGTCGATCTCGGGGCTCTCGGGCATCACCTTCATTTTGGCGGCGACCTTGCCCATCCCTACGGCCCCCTGAACCCGCAGTCGGGACACTCATAGAGGTTGCTCTGTTTGCGACATTTCGCACAGCGATAGATCTGCTGCCCGCAGTCCGGGCATTTGAACGAAGCCGCGCTCATCCCGGAGATGTTGATGCCACAGGAGACACATTGGCGCTCCTGCTTTCCTTCCGTCTGACTCATACAGGGACGAACCCGCTCGCGGGTTTTAATCGTTGTCTTTCGGGTTTCGACCTGCGTTCACGTCCCGCCGGACCTCACGGCTCACCCAGGCGCCCTGAAGGCCTTGATCCGGAACCGTAGGACGACCGCCTCGACGGCGTCCGCATCTCCGGTCCAGGTGATCGACGTCTCCGTCAACCGGTACGCCCCGACGGGGATCGTCCGGGTGTCCAGCGTGGCCCGCCAGTCTGGGCCCTCCACGGTCCGGTCGTCGACCCGTTCGCCACCGAGATTCTCCAGATAGCCGATCGCCTGCGAGGGCGAGAGCCCCCGAAAGCCGCGGGTGATGCGGAGGCGGCCGTCCGCCTCGGTCCGCTCGATCGGCGGAATGGCGTCGAGTGCCGCTTTCCGCTTCCGATCTGCCGGCGTCATCTGTCGTGTGGACATGCGCCTTCACCTAAGTGTACGGACGGCATGTGACGGAATAAACAGGACAGCCGATTCTCTCGGCGTGGGAGTCGTGCCACACGGCCGCGCTCACGGAAGGGCGATTGCGGGCGCTAGCACCGCCATCAGGTGAACGCGGCGCACGCCGAGGGCGGACGGGAGGAGACCGACGAGCGCCGCGAGGGCGAAGACTGCGAGGCCGAGGCCACCGGCAAAGAGGTACGCGAGGCCGACCAGCAGGCATCCCGTCGCCAGCGACACGCGGGTGTAATCGAGGCGACCGACCGTCCGCAGGTAGGCGTCGCCGACGGAGACGACGAGCGCGAAGCCGACTGCCGAAGCCAGCCCCGTCGTCGCGACGAGTGGAAACAGTGGCTCCGTGACGCCGGCCCGCTCCATCGCGACCATCACGCCAGTCCGGGGGGTCCCGAGCGCCACGAGGGCGAAGAGTGCGAACACGGTGTTCGGTTTATGGCTGTACATACAGTGCAAACAACTAACTACGTCGAACGAATAGACAGTACCATGGCTGAACGACCGACAATAGCGTTCAGAGTGGATGGGAGTCAGAAAGAGAAATGGGAATCAGCCGTAGACGACTCTGAGGAATACGACTCCCTGTCGCACCTGATTCGACTTGCCGTCTCACGCGAGTTGAGTGACGCATACGAAACTGGTTCGTCGCAAACTACGGCGGGGGATT
This window encodes:
- a CDS encoding 50S ribosomal protein L21e gives rise to the protein MPSSNGPLKGTRGKLSNDPRDRGASPPQRAIQEYDVGQKVHLTLDPSVSEGRFHPRFNGHTGTVVGTQGRAFQIEINDGGKEKTIIARPAHLKAQQ
- a CDS encoding P-loop NTPase, whose protein sequence is MSGFVCPNCGDAHEIFGEDGGRTLADTVDVPYLGSLPLDPAIRVGADAGEPIVRQDDAKTAEAFRDLAATVANKVGVLRRHHHQTTTDDGA
- a CDS encoding tripartite tricarboxylate transporter permease; this encodes MYSHKPNTVFALFALVALGTPRTGVMVAMERAGVTEPLFPLVATTGLASAVGFALVVSVGDAYLRTVGRLDYTRVSLATGCLLVGLAYLFAGGLGLAVFALAALVGLLPSALGVRRVHLMAVLAPAIALP
- a CDS encoding HalX domain-containing protein, translated to MPSAKPTVLLVDDEKDVVDVYALAFAEDYHVRKAFGGQEALEKVDDADVVLLDRRMPGLSGREVLAKIRDRDIDVRVAMVTAVDPDFDITEMGFDAYLTKPVGDEELRETVDGLLTLSTYDQQVRERFAVAEKLAALEAEKPSGELAESEEYEALTERAAELDARASETVGEMDPGAFGKAISGIEHPDDE
- the trxA gene encoding thioredoxin, with amino-acid sequence MATDTASTDGSDTTDEPIHIDGGTQLDDVVAEHDVVLTDFYADWCGPCQMLEPVVETIAAETDAAVVKVDVDANQQLAGAYGVRGVPTLILFAGGEQVEEIVGVQGEDQLRSLIERYTE
- a CDS encoding RNA polymerase Rpb4 family protein — encoded protein: MTIFKEQLDEEFVTVSEVKELLAEVEAERAADVDREMRYELARAIEHANTFAILDGAESRNLVEELLELDQVDEVAAFKIADLLPMDRDELRSVFAHGRYSLDGDELDEILNVVAKYA
- a CDS encoding ferritin-like domain-containing protein gives rise to the protein MTSDRVIDLLQKAYGDEMETVMNYQTNAIVLDGVRAEEIKQSLQQDIQEELTHAGQLGNRLKQLDARPPSSAEFTPRQDSLRPPKDSTDVLSVIRGVLDAEEDAIETYRSLIDAAEDADDPVTEDLAVTILADEEAHRTEFRGFEKEYQND
- a CDS encoding HVO_2753 family zinc finger protein, which encodes MSQTEGKQERQCVSCGINISGMSAASFKCPDCGQQIYRCAKCRKQSNLYECPDCGFRGP
- a CDS encoding bacterio-opsin activator domain-containing protein: MSVSAIRADKAAHVLTDPDGTIEYANPAVESVTGYERDEVLGENPRLWQSGKHGDDFYAELWEQITSGSIWEGELANRRKSGELLWIDATIAPITEDGDANRYVAIERDITERKEREIRIEDQNERLTVLNNTNEVLRDINRELVAASTRDEIEDAVCEQFASSELFDVAWVGRQGLVSGTVSPHSWAGSDLGSLEDHIEALSTADPTPVEQALGEQDPVFADVEDDRSQTVDKKRCVVVPLAYHDAEYGVLGVVTSNSDAFDLIERDVFIELGQTIADAISAVESKQTLISDSVTKLEFRLTGVDEPLAKMAARLDRTVTVEHVVDDGNENQIQYVTVTDSEPEAVVEYAADADFIDTVQHVYTYENRALFRLSVDERSIVTTLAQYGASIESLSITGTTGRLVARVASSNDIRSVVDALRTTYDGLTLVAQREHERDVQTEAAFRKQLTAALTERQREAARTAYFSGFFDWPREHSGEEVASMMDISQTTFTQHLRAAEKKLFEALFDETVAT
- a CDS encoding hemolysin family protein, producing the protein MVNVALSLAQVVLALALVVLNGFFVAAEFAFVRIRGTSVDQLVEEGRPGAGTLQEVMVGLDDYLATTQLGITIASLGLGWVGEPAVAALIEPVLEPILPEGLIHLVAFAIGFSVITFLHVVFGELAPKTLAIAQTERLSLFLAPPMKVFYYLLYPGIVVFNGAANAFTRALGVPPASETDETLGERELLRVLTRSSEQGDIDVAEVTMIERVFDLDDIVVREVMVPRPDVVSVSADAALSDLQSIILEAGHTRYPVLDADDGDQVIGFVDVKDVLRAEVEPGDAEVVDDIAREIVIAPETMALSDLLKQFREDQQQMVAVIDEWGAFEGIATVEDVVEALVGDLRDEFDMDEREPSIRRRGDEGHDIDGGVSLSKINDRIEGDFTSEEVETIGGLVLEQLNRAPERGDHVEVDGYVVEVTSVEGTRISTVWVHERGEGDSVVD
- a CDS encoding elongation factor 1-beta, whose amino-acid sequence is MGKVAAKMKVMPESPEIDLDELQERLEASLPEGAKINGFERDEVAFGLVALLPTVIVPDDAGGTEAVEEAFSGVDDVESVSVENVGRI
- a CDS encoding sulfite exporter TauE/SafE family protein — protein: MSSSHSHLNAVQFLKNLRNLRYREVVMMVATLAVVAGSVVFFPGVENIAKGVQSDVSVNLLALFVVVAVLAGAVKGMIGFGYALITTPIFASVIDPTLAVVVLAIPPWMINMFQIGETDTGLEFVREEWVLLALATVGSVLGVFFLAQFRTGPIVPFLIALIILGYVVFQVVENFVTIEEAHHPIGLSVAGFLEGFLLAAANLGPLLPAYFHTFERDVERYIGGLSMVLGTIFTVRILQMVFFTELMTTYRLWLGSVIAVVTIVGLLLGTYLRRLEVDQEKFNRFVVGLLFLISLNIFRKTIPTLFF
- a CDS encoding helix-turn-helix domain-containing protein, which encodes MPDSMSDQLRRDMECEGLLECFHGLKELDKKCFRTLVEAEEPLTVDEIADAVERERSTAYRAVQRLLQTGFIEKNQINYDQGGYYHVYSPTDPSQIADDMQRMLNDWYAKMGQLIQEFEDKYEQSEASAPTVEG